One Lepus europaeus isolate LE1 chromosome 7, mLepTim1.pri, whole genome shotgun sequence DNA segment encodes these proteins:
- the BANF1 gene encoding barrier-to-autointegration factor — MTTSQKHRDFVAEPMGEKPVGSLAGIGEVLGKKLEERGFDKAYVVLGQFLVLKKDEDLFREWLKDTCGANAKQSRDCFGCLREWCDAFL, encoded by the exons ATGACAACGTCGCAGAAGCACCGGGACTTCGTGGCGGAGCCCATGGGGGAAAAGCCCGTGGGCAGCCTGGCCGGGATCGGCGAAGTCCTGGGGAAGAAGCTGGAGGAAAGGGGGTTCGACAAG GCCTACGTGGTCCTTGGCCAGTTTCTGGTGCTAAAGAAAGACGAGGACCTGTTCCGGGAGTGGCTGAAGGACACTTGTGGCGCCAACGCCAAGCAGTCCCGGGACTGCTTCGGGTGCCTCCGGGAGTGGTGTGACGCCTTCTTGTGA
- the EIF1AD gene encoding probable RNA-binding protein EIF1AD yields MSQATKRKHVVKEVLGEHMVPSEHQQIVRVLRTPGNNLHEVETAQGQRFLVSMPSKYRKNIWIKRGDFLIVDPIEEGEKVKAEICFVLCKDHVRSLQKEGQWPEAFSAVAENHNDNRSRQTQPELPAEPHSQESSSEDDSDLFVNTNRRQYHESEEESEDEETA; encoded by the exons ATGTCGCAGGCCACCAAGAGGAAGCACGTGGTGAAGGAGGTGTTGGGAGAGCACATGGTGCCCTCGGAGCACCAGCAGATCGTGAGG GTCCTCCGAACCCCCGGGAACAACCTGCACGAAGTGGAGACGGCCCAGGGGCAGCGCTTCCTGGTCAGCATGCCCTCCAAGTACCGGAAGAACATCTGGATCAAGAGAG GAGACTTTCTCATCGTTGACCCCATAGAAGAGGGCGAGAAGGTGAAGGCTGAGATCTGCTTCGTGCTTTGCAAGGACCACGTGCGCTCCCTGCAGAAGGAGGGGCAATG GCCGGAGGCCTTCTCTGCAGTGGCCGAGAACCACAACGACAACAGAAGCAG ACAGACTCAGCCCGAACTCCCAGCTGAGCCGCACTCACAGGAGTCCAGCTCTGAAGACGACTCTGACCTCTTCGTCAACACCAACCGCAGACAGTACCACGAGAGCGAGGAAGAGAGCGAAGACGAGGAGACAGCCTGA